A segment of the Leptospiraceae bacterium genome:
ATTCTGTAGTTACAATCATTACACATACACCTCCGATTGAGTTTCCCTTGATTGATTTGTAGTTGAATTTGGGGTAGGGGTAGTTGATTCGAAAACTACCTCAGTTGAATTCTTTTGTGCTTGAGTTGCACGAAGTTTCTCGTCGTATGCAGTCACAGAATAGGCATATTGTTCGCGTTTCTCATTTTCAATGATCCTGAACTCATCTGGATAACGTTTGATTACTGCAACAATGACTGCCTTATGCACTTCGCATTTTTGAGCAATTTGGAGTAGGTAGGTATTAACGTTGTTACTTGTATTGAGCCATAGCTTGCCCTCTTTTGTTTTTTCAGTCAAGAACTTGGTAACTTCATTGAGTATCTCAAATTCCTTTGACTCAGTGACTTCTATGCGCTCAAATTTTGCCGTGGAAGGTTCCGTGGAGGCTTTCGCGGTGTAATCACGGTCATTTGGTGGTAAATTCGTGGATTCTCGCGTGGTATTTGAATCAGTAAATCCGAGAATTGGAGTAGGGTTAAACAAATTTTCTATTCCCCTATCCCCTCTTTTTCCTAACTCCTCAACAAACGTCTTTCCCCAACGTAGTAATAAGACCGATCCTACAATCGCGGAGATAATCTTGATTATATCCGTCATGATTTCTTCGAAGCTGTGGGTAACATAGTAGTATCCGAATGCGATAACTACAAAAGATATTCCGGCTGTCAGTAAGTCCTTTAGCATGAGAGTCCTCCTATTTTTAGATTCAAAATACCGGAAGTTGCGTATGAGTTGCATGAAGTTGCAGATTTGAATTTTGAGTTGCACATACTAAGCCTCCTTGACGCTTCTGAAAAGTTCAGGTTGTTTGTCGTTTCTCTTGGTAGGCAAGGCGATGAGAACTGGTTGCCGTCTTGGTTCTTTCTGTTTCCTGCTGATCGTAGACTTGTGCAGGTCTAAAACTTTTCCAATCTCGACATTGCTGAATCCGATAGATTGCAATTTGTCTGTAGCTGTCTTAGTATCCCATTTGCGAATAATTACTAATAGACGCATTGCTTCGTCTAGATTAGGTTTAGTCCAGGGAAAAACAATTTTGATCTCTGACTTACTGGTCTGAGTCCCCTTCTCTGATTCTGTGTTGTGGAAGACATAGACAGAATACATTTCGATTGTTGGAATTCCGATTGCTAGAAGTATGTAGAGGATAATTGTAAATTTAGATTGTAGAGTAAGTTTTTGGAAATCTAATTCAGAATTGAATTTTTCTATCTCTGCATTCTTAGCAGGTAATTCAGAGTTAAACTCCCCTACTGCTTTGTTATACTCTAGCCTCTCCTTTTCTGCCTGTGGGAATTTTTTATAGCATTCTTCCCATCCTGCCCAATTTTTAGTTGCATCTGGACAAGCAGGTAAAGTCGGTTTCTCGGTTTGCTTAGTTAGTATTTTCTTTTTATTTTTCTCAAAAACCTTCTCGATACTTTCAGTAGTAGCCGAGAGCGAAAAGAATAAGCTAATCAGAAAGATAAAAACCGACATTGCCTTGAGTCCCTTGGCAGGAAAAAGGTAATTGCACAATACCAAAAATGTAGCCAGTGCATAACTAGCAATTTCCGAGTTCTCGAATAATGGTCTGGATCCTAACTCGTATCGAATCCAGGATAGTCCGAAAAGGACCGGCAGAAACAGATAGCCAGTCAATACTAGCCAATCCGTACCGTTTTTTTCTTGACCAATCTCTTCGATTGGTCGATTGTCTACTTGTTCCATCGTTTACCCTCCTATGGTAAATTGATTGAAGTGTAAGAGGATTACGGGGTTTGTCCTGCGAAGATTTCACCCTGTAATCCCTCTGCTTTATATAATTATGAATAAAGCCCTTTTTTTAAAATCAAAGGCTCGTCGCTAGTTTCGTAAAATTCTGCGACTGCCATTCCTATTCTGTTAATTGCGAAATCTAAATACTTTTCACTTTCTAGTTTTCGCTTTATGAATTCTAACTCAGTGCTAGATTTCGTTCCTCTTTTTCGATTACTCTTTTTCGCTACCATCGGTTTCTACCTCTGGCTTGAATTCGTCACAGACTACATAGCCGCTCGTCATTCTGTTATTGAGTAGAGAATTTACGTTTTTGCAAATTACATACTTTCCGTTTTTTTCTCCGCTTGCACAAACCAAACAGTTCTTATCCGCTAACTTCTTTGCTATTTCCGCATTAGTCATTTTTTTTTCTTTTTTCCCGTCTTGAAATTTTCGCATATCGTTTTACCATCTACTCCATTATCATATTTATAGTGAATACTTCTCGTGTTTTCGCATGAATGAAATATTATTTTGCCTTCACCTCCTGGCTTATATCTTTCTTCTGTAAATACGTATTTGCAGTTCAAACAATTTCCACCGGATTGAATGAATGGCTTAATTAATTTATTAAAATTTGCTTGTAGACTCATATTAGCCTTCCCTCAATTCTAGAACTGCCTTTGCGATTTCTAGTTTCTCTGGATCATCTGAATACTTCGATAGGAATTCTTCTTCGGTAATAGAATCTTGCCAGTCTTTGATAATTCTAAGAGTATTAATATGCGTAAGAGCGTTTTTACTTCCATACTCCAAAATCTTTTCTTGCGCTAAATCTTTGTTAGCTATCTCTGTATTGGATTTTTGGACTAGATGTCTTCGTCCATCGCCCTTAATGACCTCGATGCTACTTTGTCCTTGAAAGAAATTTTTCACGCTGCACCTCCTACCATCTCACGATAGTCGATAGCTTCAAAAAATAATTCTCTAGTCATTTCGCATAATCGTGAGTAAATGCGATTTTCGAAAACTCCTTTTAAAGATTCCATTGGTTTGTTAGATGTAACAATTGTTAGTCGTCGGTTTTCGTAACGAGTATCAATCAAATCGTAAATCTTTTCCATCGCCCATGCTGTTTCTTTCTGGACTCCGAAATCATCTAATACTAGCACGGGAACTTTCTGGAATTCGTTTTCGATTGCTTTGCTCGTAGATTCTACTTCACCCCAAAATTTATCTTTGTTCGTAAAAGTTGCTTTGATTGCCTCAAGGAAATCTTTTGATACTTTACAGTATCTAGCTTCGATTCCTTTCTTGAAAATTAGATGGTTTAGGATTGCACAGGCTACATGTGTTTTTCCGCTACCTGTGTTTCCCCACAGATAAAATCCTCTGTGGGAAATTTCTTTTTCCTCTAGAAATTCTCTGACTAAATCTGTATTCAGGAATAACGAAGCTGTCTTGTCATGTGTAGTTTCGATATTTAGATTTGCAAGCCTGTATCGGCTTGGAATATTGGATTTGTCGTAGAGTTTTTTAATTCTAGAAAATTCTAATGAAAAAGGCATACATTTACAATTATCTAACTTGGTGGTTGTGGCATTGTAAATGTATCGCCTCTTCTTATCATGCTCTTCGCTACCACACGTATTGCATAAATCATTTACACATTCGCATAATTGCAATTCGCCGTTTGTCCTTGCTTGGTAGTATCCGAGTCCTGAACATGCGTAACATGTATTAGGTTTGCTTGCAGATACTAGTTCTAGTTTTGGCATTGCTGTCATTTGTTCTTATTCTCCTTGTATTTTTCTGAATTCTTCTAGTGAATTACTGCGAATAGCCTCAATTGCCCGTTCTAGATTACTTTTGTTTTCGTCAATACCTATGAATTCGTAAAGCGACATACGTTCAACGTTATCGCGTTTTTCGTTATACAGGAAGATGACCACAGCTACAGATGACGAATGATGCTTCCGATTCATCATAAACTCTATATCAGTAATCGCTTCCAGTTTTGCTAACTCTTCTATCGCTTGCTTGCCGAGTTCGATTAACTCTGCTTTCGTTGTGGTTGTTCGTTTTAGTGTTTGTTCCATAGTTTTCTCCTTTTCTTAATTAAGTTTTGAAAAATCAGCCTTATCAGCCTTATCAGCCTTAAAATATTCAAAAGCTTCTCTACTTTTAAATCCAATAAGATGACTTCTATACGTATTGTTTTTGTTTTACTGAACCCTGCTTTTGATAATGCTCTGCCAATTCCATTGATATTAAAAGATAATTTCGGGTGATTGGTTGATAAAAATTCTAGAACTTTAGAGGCTGTTAGCCATTTTGCGCTTTCAGATTCTTTTCCTGCCGGTTCAAAGTGTCTGCCTATTACATCGTATTCGTTATGATTGCGTTCGTATTGTCTTGCGTTATCTATGATCTCATTTTCTTCTTTTGGGGATAAAAGAATTTCGTTTCCTTCGAGTTCAAGGTATTCGTTATATACCTGTGCTAATACCATTTCCTTATTGATTCTAAGGAATTTATCGAATTTTAATTTTTCCTCTACGGTAACTACTATGAATCTACGATTTTCGGTATCCCATAAAGGCTCTTCTACGTTGCATGAGCCAAGAAACGATACTGTTCTGTTGAATCGCTCTGGGTCTTTTCCGTAAGCCCTTCTTGCGATTGCT
Coding sequences within it:
- a CDS encoding ATP-binding protein, with protein sequence MTAMPKLELVSASKPNTCYACSGLGYYQARTNGELQLCECVNDLCNTCGSEEHDKKRRYIYNATTTKLDNCKCMPFSLEFSRIKKLYDKSNIPSRYRLANLNIETTHDKTASLFLNTDLVREFLEEKEISHRGFYLWGNTGSGKTHVACAILNHLIFKKGIEARYCKVSKDFLEAIKATFTNKDKFWGEVESTSKAIENEFQKVPVLVLDDFGVQKETAWAMEKIYDLIDTRYENRRLTIVTSNKPMESLKGVFENRIYSRLCEMTRELFFEAIDYREMVGGAA